From Cataglyphis hispanica isolate Lineage 1 chromosome 3, ULB_Chis1_1.0, whole genome shotgun sequence, a single genomic window includes:
- the LOC126859376 gene encoding zinc finger CCCH domain-containing protein 13 isoform X1 — protein sequence MREKRWLLLLALYGILLVHAVSAALKTRPKFKIATTSTTTTTTTTTEEPVEENENANLETTTVAIETNGTTGHTLTGIPQIDYIWDPNLPRELNGYNLSDYPFYNSIPEDIDFKCDGLHDGFYASVPHKCQVYHHCLFGTRYDFLCANFTAFDQKTFICHFVSEVDCANSKKYWHRNDALYQAATTTTTTTTTVTPITASTNRPAVRDRIPPRRRPPARRRPYDYYEEDYYDDEYGRPSRDFGRDDYEYDDRKYRRDRDREFRDRDRDRDFRERDPPSRGRDDRDRDAARDRYSSRGNRRDPPRSRDPLEDDLRPRGRNPDQGIRSASREVDDLDVYDRRTESRNRDTDDRRYPDKRYRDDYDDKEPAAPSASATSNAEGLVKPAAPSSSVYARPRTPPKIRRPVPISEQDRYAYKTTPVQPTEEPRRRPADLTEDDYYDYELEDIRPRRPLRRRPSYRDRDRDRDFYETRDRDRPLRTRYHSSPEEARLRTHQDRSRDRYYDRDRDRGRDRSPDRGKDRGSERPSDRDRGKSQDPERSSDRDSRGRSQDSDRQERPYSPRLLERERDAERLRSSSRSKDLSDGTEASRRPNSYDRTTEKTTATTTTTTTTTTCLPEQLIHKTEDDKDTMTDPSEKPSHSERSSRPTQTQSDREVSDIQDYNRNLSGQSQRTSQQADYQDRDLESKNEQSHHQVAYTDEYLSEYYDEPQEEPSPSPPPSRTAVRIVKRPFLPSRGGNPNPRGLSPVGSKAPHSPRREEETITDHRSALRDNEHKNYYVQEEQEDNRNINHQESHLKSDNKQYDIYKTIESDHQKKQQQDEYDSAIFRPVLRRPIEKHNEKEEEEEISRSPEDPSNFSKGYSTQNESYNLRNHQDENPTSKWTENYSSDKYANVQTDSPIRSKVRTGTESTPNIYSSTYRNEDIPDHLASGPGNNYRIKQRINEVTHRLQDIPESEYDVTLNDALTPTLIQETNLPSGFVLPVHRQHLGREPVLQSSENNYKLSRPINHHQQHSHQQKSFVSSPPFLPTSINDRARTTYYRTPEAIQISGTQYRQQRQWQDYTVY from the exons ATGCGGGAGAAACGATGGCTGCTGCTGCTCGCTCTGTACG gaATATTATTGGTCCATGCGGTCTCCGCAGCACTCAAGACCAGACCGAAATTCAAAATTGCGACAACCTCCACGAcgaccaccaccaccaccacaaCTGAAGAGCCTGTGGAGGAAAATGAAAACGCAAATTTGGag ACGACAACAGTTGCGATCGAAACAAATGGAACGACCGGACACACTCTAACAGGAATTCCGCAAATTGATTACATATGGGACCCGAATCTACCGCGCGAGTTAAATGGCTATAATCTCAGTGATTATCCATTCTACAATAGTATACCCGAGGATATTGACTTCAAGTGCGACGGCTTGCACGACGGATTCTACGCCAGTGTGCCGCACAAGTGCCag GTCTATCATCATTGTCTCTTTGGCACTCGCTACGACTTCCTGTGCGCCAATTTCACGGCGTTCGACCAAAAGACCTTCATCTGTCACTTCGTATCCGAGGTCGATTGCGCCAATTCCAAGAAGTACTGGCACAGAAACGACGCTCTTTATCAAGCTGCAACGACTACGACTACCACTACGACTACCGTGACGCCGATTACCGCATCAACTAATCGACCGGCTGTACGCGACCGAATTCCACCCAGGAGAAGACCACCGGCGAGGAGGAGACCCTATGATTACTACGAGGAAGACTACTATGACGACGAGTATGGTCGTCCATCGCGAGACTTTGGCCGAGATGACTACGAGTACGATGACCGGAAGTACAGGCGTGACAGAGATCGCGAGTTCAGAGATCGGGATCGCGATCGCGACTTCCGGGAGAGAGATCCGCCATCGCGCGGCAGAGATGATAGAGATCGAGATGCCGCCAGAGACAGATACTCGAGCAGAGGCAACAGAAGAGATCCACCGAGATCGAGGGATCCGTTGGAGGATGACTTGAGACCGCGGGGAAGAAATCCGGATCAGGGTATCAGATCAGCGTCGAGGGAAGTAGACGATTTAGATGTGTACGATAGGCGAACGGAATCGAGAAACAGAGATACCGATGATCGAAGATACCCCGATAAAAG GTACAGAGATGATTACGATGATAAGGAACCTGCAGCGCCTTCGGCGAGTGCGACATCGAACGCGGAAGGTCTGGTGAAACCAGCTGCGCCTAGCAGTTCGGTTTATGCAAGACCGAGAACGCCGCCCAAGATTAGACGACCGGTACCTATCTCGGAACAAGATAGATATGCATACAAAACCACTCCCGTACAACCAACAG agGAACCACGACGACGACCGGCAGATTTGACGGAAGatgattattatgattatgagTTAGAGGATATTAGACCGAGAAGACCGCTCAGAAGAAGACCCTCGTacagagacagagatagagacagagatttttatgaaactcGGGACAGGGACCGTCCCCTCAG aactcGTTATCATTCATCGCCGGAAGAAGCACGACTCAGAACGCATCAGGATCGCTCAAGGGATCGCTATTACGATCGAGATAGGGATCGAGGTAGGGATAGATCTCCCGATCGTGGAAAAGATCGCGGTTCCGAGAGACCCTCGGATCGTGATCGAGGAAAATCGCAAGATCCCGAGAGATCCTCGGATCGCGATTCGCGCGGAAGATCGCAAGATTCCGATAGGCAAGAACGACCATATTCGCCACGGCTTCTTGAACGCGAAAGAGATGCCGAACGACTGCGATCATCCTCGAGATCGAAAGATCTATCAGACGGTACCGAAGCATCCAGAAGACCGAATTCATACGATCGAACAACCGAAAAAACTACTGCTACCACAACTACTACCACCACTACAACCACCTGCTTACCGGAACAGCTTATTCATAAAACTGAAGACGACAAGGATACGATGACTGATCCATCAGAAAAGCCATCGCATTCGGAACGATCATCCAGACCTACTCAGACACAAAGTGATCGCGAAGTGAGCGATATTCAAGATTATAACAGAAATTTGTCCGGACAATCTCAGAGAACGTCTCAGCAAGCAGATTATCAAGATAGAGACTTGGAGAGTAAAAATGAACAGAGCCATCATCAAGTTGCATATACAGACGAATACTTGTCGGAATACTATGACGAGCCGCAAGAAGAGCCGTCTCCGTCTCCTCCTCCATCACGAACTGCCGTTCGAATCGTGAAGAGGCCTTTCTTACCATCTCGAGGCGGTAATCCTAATCCAAGAGGATTGTCACCAGTCGGCTCCAAAGCGCCGCATTCGCCtagaagagaggaagaaacaATCACTGATCATCGAAGCGCCTTACGCGACAACGaacataagaattattatgtaCAAGAGGAACAAGAAGATAACAGAAACATCAATCATCAAGAATCACACCTGAAATCAGACAATAAACAGTATGATATTTACAAAACTATTGAAAGTGATCATCAGAAGAAGCAACAGCAAGACGAATATGACAGTGCGATATTTAGACCTGTGCTACGAAGACCGATCGAAAAACACAACGaaaaggaggaagaagaagagatcTCGAGGAGTCCGGAAGATCCGTCCAACTTCTCTAAAGGATATTCTACTCAGAACGAATCCTACAATTTACGCAATCATCAAGATGAGAATCCAACATCCAAGTGGACGGAGAATTATTCGAGCGATAAGTACGCGAACGTGCAGACCGATTCTCCGATCCGTAGCAAAGTCAGAACTGGCACCGAAAGCACGCCAAACATTTACAGCTCGACGTACAGAAACGAGGACATCCCGGACCACTTGGCTTCGGGACCTGGCAATAATTACAGAATCAAACAGAGAATCAATGAAGTAACACATCGGCTTCAGGACATCCCCGAGAGCGAATACGACGTTACTCTAAATGATGCCTTGACGCCGACCTTAATTCAAGAAACTAATTTACCGAGCGGATTTGTCCTACCTGTTCATAGACAGCATCTAGGTAGAGAACCGGTGTTACAATCTTCCGAAAACAATTACAAACTCTCCCGGCCCATCAATCATCATCAGCAGCATTCGCATCAACAAAAATCGTTCGTTTCGAGTCCTCCCTTTCTACCGACAAGCATTAACGATCGAGCCCGAACGACGTATTACAGAACACCGGAAGCTATACAGATCAGCGGAACGCAATATAGACAGCAGAGACAATGGCAAGACTACACCGTATACTGA
- the LOC126859376 gene encoding uncharacterized protein DDB_G0287625 isoform X2: MREKRWLLLLALYGILLVHAVSAALKTRPKFKIATTSTTTTTTTTTEEPVEENENANLETTTVAIETNGTTGHTLTGIPQIDYIWDPNLPRELNGYNLSDYPFYNSIPEDIDFKCDGLHDGFYASVPHKCQVYHHCLFGTRYDFLCANFTAFDQKTFICHFVSEVDCANSKKYWHRNDALYQAATTTTTTTTTVTPITASTNRPAVRDRIPPRRRPPARRRPYDYYEEDYYDDEYGRPSRDFGRDDYEYDDRKYRRDRDREFRDRDRDRDFRERDPPSRGRDDRDRDAARDRYSSRGNRRDPPRSRDPLEDDLRPRGRNPDQGIRSASREVDDLDVYDRRTESRNRDTDDRRYPDKRYRDDYDDKEPAAPSASATSNAEGLVKPAAPSSSVYARPRTPPKIRRPVPISEQDRYAYKTTPVQPTEEPRRRPADLTEDDYYDYELEDIRPRRPLRRRPSYRDRDRDRDFYETRDRDRPLRTRYHSSPEEARLRTHQDRSRDRYYDRDRDRGRDRSPDRGKDRGSERPSDRDRGKSQDSDRQERPYSPRLLERERDAERLRSSSRSKDLSDGTEASRRPNSYDRTTEKTTATTTTTTTTTTCLPEQLIHKTEDDKDTMTDPSEKPSHSERSSRPTQTQSDREVSDIQDYNRNLSGQSQRTSQQADYQDRDLESKNEQSHHQVAYTDEYLSEYYDEPQEEPSPSPPPSRTAVRIVKRPFLPSRGGNPNPRGLSPVGSKAPHSPRREEETITDHRSALRDNEHKNYYVQEEQEDNRNINHQESHLKSDNKQYDIYKTIESDHQKKQQQDEYDSAIFRPVLRRPIEKHNEKEEEEEISRSPEDPSNFSKGYSTQNESYNLRNHQDENPTSKWTENYSSDKYANVQTDSPIRSKVRTGTESTPNIYSSTYRNEDIPDHLASGPGNNYRIKQRINEVTHRLQDIPESEYDVTLNDALTPTLIQETNLPSGFVLPVHRQHLGREPVLQSSENNYKLSRPINHHQQHSHQQKSFVSSPPFLPTSINDRARTTYYRTPEAIQISGTQYRQQRQWQDYTVY, encoded by the exons ATGCGGGAGAAACGATGGCTGCTGCTGCTCGCTCTGTACG gaATATTATTGGTCCATGCGGTCTCCGCAGCACTCAAGACCAGACCGAAATTCAAAATTGCGACAACCTCCACGAcgaccaccaccaccaccacaaCTGAAGAGCCTGTGGAGGAAAATGAAAACGCAAATTTGGag ACGACAACAGTTGCGATCGAAACAAATGGAACGACCGGACACACTCTAACAGGAATTCCGCAAATTGATTACATATGGGACCCGAATCTACCGCGCGAGTTAAATGGCTATAATCTCAGTGATTATCCATTCTACAATAGTATACCCGAGGATATTGACTTCAAGTGCGACGGCTTGCACGACGGATTCTACGCCAGTGTGCCGCACAAGTGCCag GTCTATCATCATTGTCTCTTTGGCACTCGCTACGACTTCCTGTGCGCCAATTTCACGGCGTTCGACCAAAAGACCTTCATCTGTCACTTCGTATCCGAGGTCGATTGCGCCAATTCCAAGAAGTACTGGCACAGAAACGACGCTCTTTATCAAGCTGCAACGACTACGACTACCACTACGACTACCGTGACGCCGATTACCGCATCAACTAATCGACCGGCTGTACGCGACCGAATTCCACCCAGGAGAAGACCACCGGCGAGGAGGAGACCCTATGATTACTACGAGGAAGACTACTATGACGACGAGTATGGTCGTCCATCGCGAGACTTTGGCCGAGATGACTACGAGTACGATGACCGGAAGTACAGGCGTGACAGAGATCGCGAGTTCAGAGATCGGGATCGCGATCGCGACTTCCGGGAGAGAGATCCGCCATCGCGCGGCAGAGATGATAGAGATCGAGATGCCGCCAGAGACAGATACTCGAGCAGAGGCAACAGAAGAGATCCACCGAGATCGAGGGATCCGTTGGAGGATGACTTGAGACCGCGGGGAAGAAATCCGGATCAGGGTATCAGATCAGCGTCGAGGGAAGTAGACGATTTAGATGTGTACGATAGGCGAACGGAATCGAGAAACAGAGATACCGATGATCGAAGATACCCCGATAAAAG GTACAGAGATGATTACGATGATAAGGAACCTGCAGCGCCTTCGGCGAGTGCGACATCGAACGCGGAAGGTCTGGTGAAACCAGCTGCGCCTAGCAGTTCGGTTTATGCAAGACCGAGAACGCCGCCCAAGATTAGACGACCGGTACCTATCTCGGAACAAGATAGATATGCATACAAAACCACTCCCGTACAACCAACAG agGAACCACGACGACGACCGGCAGATTTGACGGAAGatgattattatgattatgagTTAGAGGATATTAGACCGAGAAGACCGCTCAGAAGAAGACCCTCGTacagagacagagatagagacagagatttttatgaaactcGGGACAGGGACCGTCCCCTCAG aactcGTTATCATTCATCGCCGGAAGAAGCACGACTCAGAACGCATCAGGATCGCTCAAGGGATCGCTATTACGATCGAGATAGGGATCGAGGTAGGGATAGATCTCCCGATCGTGGAAAAGATCGCGGTTCCGAGAGACCCTCGGATCGTGATCGAGGAAA ATCGCAAGATTCCGATAGGCAAGAACGACCATATTCGCCACGGCTTCTTGAACGCGAAAGAGATGCCGAACGACTGCGATCATCCTCGAGATCGAAAGATCTATCAGACGGTACCGAAGCATCCAGAAGACCGAATTCATACGATCGAACAACCGAAAAAACTACTGCTACCACAACTACTACCACCACTACAACCACCTGCTTACCGGAACAGCTTATTCATAAAACTGAAGACGACAAGGATACGATGACTGATCCATCAGAAAAGCCATCGCATTCGGAACGATCATCCAGACCTACTCAGACACAAAGTGATCGCGAAGTGAGCGATATTCAAGATTATAACAGAAATTTGTCCGGACAATCTCAGAGAACGTCTCAGCAAGCAGATTATCAAGATAGAGACTTGGAGAGTAAAAATGAACAGAGCCATCATCAAGTTGCATATACAGACGAATACTTGTCGGAATACTATGACGAGCCGCAAGAAGAGCCGTCTCCGTCTCCTCCTCCATCACGAACTGCCGTTCGAATCGTGAAGAGGCCTTTCTTACCATCTCGAGGCGGTAATCCTAATCCAAGAGGATTGTCACCAGTCGGCTCCAAAGCGCCGCATTCGCCtagaagagaggaagaaacaATCACTGATCATCGAAGCGCCTTACGCGACAACGaacataagaattattatgtaCAAGAGGAACAAGAAGATAACAGAAACATCAATCATCAAGAATCACACCTGAAATCAGACAATAAACAGTATGATATTTACAAAACTATTGAAAGTGATCATCAGAAGAAGCAACAGCAAGACGAATATGACAGTGCGATATTTAGACCTGTGCTACGAAGACCGATCGAAAAACACAACGaaaaggaggaagaagaagagatcTCGAGGAGTCCGGAAGATCCGTCCAACTTCTCTAAAGGATATTCTACTCAGAACGAATCCTACAATTTACGCAATCATCAAGATGAGAATCCAACATCCAAGTGGACGGAGAATTATTCGAGCGATAAGTACGCGAACGTGCAGACCGATTCTCCGATCCGTAGCAAAGTCAGAACTGGCACCGAAAGCACGCCAAACATTTACAGCTCGACGTACAGAAACGAGGACATCCCGGACCACTTGGCTTCGGGACCTGGCAATAATTACAGAATCAAACAGAGAATCAATGAAGTAACACATCGGCTTCAGGACATCCCCGAGAGCGAATACGACGTTACTCTAAATGATGCCTTGACGCCGACCTTAATTCAAGAAACTAATTTACCGAGCGGATTTGTCCTACCTGTTCATAGACAGCATCTAGGTAGAGAACCGGTGTTACAATCTTCCGAAAACAATTACAAACTCTCCCGGCCCATCAATCATCATCAGCAGCATTCGCATCAACAAAAATCGTTCGTTTCGAGTCCTCCCTTTCTACCGACAAGCATTAACGATCGAGCCCGAACGACGTATTACAGAACACCGGAAGCTATACAGATCAGCGGAACGCAATATAGACAGCAGAGACAATGGCAAGACTACACCGTATACTGA